Proteins encoded in a region of the Moritella marina ATCC 15381 genome:
- a CDS encoding YceH family protein: MDELSLHETRVLGALIEKEHTTPDNYPLSLNSLTSACNQKSSREPVLSLSQDEVQNIVDDLVKKHLVINDENGGKRSAKIRHRFGNTEFSKIRFNPQQLAILTLLFLRGPQTPGELRTRSARQYAFNDVQEVETALDQLANHEQGPFIVKLNREPGQSACRYAHLFSGAVTSTATATGNSALASSNSADENNALATRVDELEQEVATLKAQLTALQETVALLSE, from the coding sequence ATGGATGAATTATCACTACATGAAACGCGCGTATTAGGCGCATTAATTGAAAAAGAACACACCACGCCCGATAACTACCCACTGTCGTTAAACTCATTAACGTCTGCATGTAATCAAAAAAGCAGCCGTGAGCCAGTACTCTCATTAAGCCAAGATGAAGTACAAAATATCGTTGATGATTTAGTCAAAAAACACTTAGTGATAAATGATGAAAATGGCGGTAAACGCAGTGCTAAAATTCGTCATCGTTTCGGTAATACTGAGTTCAGTAAAATTCGTTTCAACCCGCAACAATTAGCTATTTTGACGCTATTATTTTTACGTGGCCCACAAACTCCGGGTGAACTAAGAACCCGTTCGGCGCGCCAATATGCATTTAATGATGTGCAAGAAGTTGAAACGGCATTAGATCAACTGGCCAATCATGAACAAGGTCCATTTATCGTTAAACTAAATAGAGAGCCGGGACAAAGTGCTTGTCGTTATGCCCATCTATTCAGTGGTGCTGTAACGTCGACAGCTACCGCAACAGGTAACTCAGCACTGGCTAGCAGTAACAGCGCCGATGAAAATAACGCATTAGCAACGCGTGTTGATGAACTTGAACAGGAAGTCGCGACGCTTAAAGCGCAGTTAACAGCATTACAAGAAACTGTTGCGCTTTTAAGCGAGTAA
- a CDS encoding porin family protein, giving the protein MKKTMIATTALMSVLMVSTVSANESRGFYLGGAIGTSGFDDGGLFEKSLVPIEAKAEDSTYKIIAGYQFNHIAAIEAQYTNYGDITFTSPSPMYRSGISWTPKILSLSANLGYTFDNGIRPFGIIGVTSIDLDESIQSSTIDIDNGGGVRYGFGIEYIPYNPYETYADVSFRLGYEADTFAIETGVGDKDIVLDSYYVAVNFRF; this is encoded by the coding sequence ATGAAAAAAACAATGATAGCAACGACAGCCTTAATGTCGGTATTGATGGTAAGTACTGTATCAGCGAATGAATCAAGAGGGTTTTATCTTGGTGGTGCAATCGGAACTTCTGGTTTTGATGATGGTGGATTATTTGAAAAATCCCTGGTACCAATAGAAGCTAAAGCTGAGGATTCTACCTATAAAATAATTGCAGGCTATCAGTTTAATCATATTGCGGCGATAGAAGCACAATATACAAATTATGGTGATATTACCTTCACTTCACCGTCGCCAATGTATCGTTCGGGGATTTCATGGACCCCAAAAATATTATCGTTAAGCGCAAACTTAGGTTATACATTTGATAATGGTATTCGCCCATTTGGTATTATTGGTGTGACTTCTATAGATTTAGATGAGTCGATACAAAGTAGTACTATCGATATTGATAATGGTGGGGGTGTTCGCTATGGTTTTGGCATCGAGTATATTCCATATAACCCGTATGAGACTTACGCTGATGTTAGCTTTAGACTTGGCTACGAAGCCGACACTTTCGCAATTGAGACTGGTGTTGGTGATAAAGATATCGTTTTAGATTCTTACTATGTAGCGGTTAACTTTCGTTTTTAA
- a CDS encoding winged helix-turn-helix domain-containing protein: MIHKQPVTQYISIDPEMRAVTCLLSSITVSMRPLPFRVFMYLLKNQDQCISRDELFEECWQGAIVSEQSLTNTISYIRKTIKKLESNELKLNTISKKGYSLVITFNHEFPEDIHNEALKKSIEDSDETQVLDDVIELDDGPSESDKDNDLNRIFSENKKINLPAVKGNYVRSMWFFVNLILLSTLIFLIAKNNMSNASFMDEKNYQHYRLDNIDVYISDSDRLLVESDFRKALYASNLNSCDMNKVYIRVYSSPYNKDNIAMSAFIKTKNSESHNIINYKLVDGETYNSILDSIQDDHLCHGSSISH, from the coding sequence ATGATTCATAAACAACCAGTAACCCAATATATCAGTATTGATCCTGAAATGCGGGCTGTAACTTGCCTCCTTTCAAGCATTACAGTTAGCATGCGCCCTTTGCCTTTTAGAGTATTTATGTACTTATTAAAAAATCAAGATCAATGTATTTCTAGGGATGAGTTATTTGAAGAATGCTGGCAAGGCGCGATTGTTTCTGAACAATCATTAACGAATACCATTAGTTATATAAGAAAGACGATAAAAAAACTCGAATCTAATGAACTGAAACTTAATACCATTAGTAAAAAAGGCTACTCCTTAGTAATTACTTTTAATCATGAATTCCCCGAAGATATTCATAATGAAGCTCTTAAAAAAAGCATTGAAGATTCGGATGAAACACAAGTGTTAGATGACGTTATCGAGCTAGATGATGGCCCTAGTGAAAGCGATAAAGACAATGACCTTAATCGTATATTCAGCGAGAATAAAAAAATAAATTTACCAGCTGTTAAGGGGAACTATGTAAGGAGTATGTGGTTTTTTGTTAATTTAATATTGCTATCGACGTTGATTTTTCTTATCGCAAAAAACAATATGAGTAACGCATCTTTTATGGATGAAAAAAACTATCAACATTATAGACTGGATAATATTGATGTCTATATTAGTGATTCCGATCGGTTACTTGTTGAGAGTGATTTTAGAAAAGCATTGTATGCTTCAAACCTAAATTCATGTGATATGAATAAGGTCTATATTAGGGTTTACTCCTCGCCCTACAACAAAGACAACATTGCGATGAGTGCTTTTATCAAAACTAAAAATAGTGAAAGCCATAATATTATTAACTACAAATTAGTGGATGGGGAAACCTATAATTCTATATTGGACTCTATTCAAGATGACCATTTATGTCATGGTTCATCAATCTCTCATTAG
- a CDS encoding LysR substrate-binding domain-containing protein codes for MSDWSGVSEFVAVAETESFTAAAKRLGISTAQVSRQVSALEERLSAKLFYRTTRKVSVTEVGGIYYQHCRQVMDGLADAERAISNLQSTPKGKLKITAPITYGERSVAPLVNDFVMEYPELEVQLVLSNQQIDLIDEGFDLAIRLGQLGDSSMIGKRLATRKQYVCAAPEYLSAFGAPHTLSELDRHNCLSGTLDYWRFQEKGKARNIRVKGNFSCNSGPVLVDAALKGVGIVQLPDYYVQEYINQGQLIELLPNYREPDDAVWALYPQNRHLSPKVRMLVDYLAKELALKSTP; via the coding sequence ATGAGTGATTGGTCTGGTGTCAGTGAATTTGTAGCGGTTGCAGAAACCGAAAGTTTTACCGCCGCAGCAAAGCGTTTAGGGATCTCGACCGCGCAAGTGAGTCGACAGGTGTCGGCACTTGAAGAGCGCTTGTCGGCAAAGTTATTCTACCGGACCACACGTAAAGTATCTGTAACCGAAGTGGGTGGCATTTACTATCAGCATTGTCGTCAGGTGATGGATGGTTTAGCAGATGCTGAACGTGCCATCAGCAATTTACAGAGCACGCCCAAAGGTAAGTTAAAAATAACTGCGCCAATTACTTACGGTGAACGTAGTGTTGCGCCATTAGTGAATGATTTTGTGATGGAATATCCAGAATTAGAAGTGCAACTGGTCTTATCTAATCAGCAAATTGACTTAATTGATGAAGGTTTTGATTTAGCTATTCGCCTTGGTCAGTTGGGCGATTCCTCGATGATAGGTAAACGTTTGGCAACACGTAAGCAATATGTTTGCGCGGCGCCGGAATACTTAAGTGCCTTTGGTGCGCCACATACCTTGTCAGAACTAGACCGTCATAATTGCTTATCTGGCACCTTGGATTATTGGCGTTTTCAGGAAAAAGGCAAAGCCCGTAATATTCGCGTGAAAGGTAATTTTAGCTGTAACAGTGGCCCAGTTTTAGTGGATGCGGCCTTGAAAGGCGTCGGTATTGTGCAACTGCCCGATTATTATGTGCAGGAATATATTAATCAAGGTCAGTTAATTGAATTGCTACCGAATTACCGCGAACCGGATGATGCAGTGTGGGCGTTATATCCACAAAATCGCCATCTGTCGCCGAAAGTACGTATGTTGGTAGACTATTTGGCGAAAGAATTGGCGTTGAAGTCTACACCATAA